TCGCCCACGCCGGCGGCGGCGATGAACGAGTTCTGGAGTTTCATTGGAGGCCGGATTGGCGGGAGGGGTCTTAGTCGTTGGTGGTTCGGGCGGGCCGCCTCGGTGTCGAAACTCGATACCGTCGTTCGAAATCGCGTCGGTCCAGCCGCGAGCTGCGCGGCCCGTCGCGCCGGGCAGCACCGCGAGTCAGTCGGGGTCGGGGTCACGGGTCAGTCCACGAACTCGATGTCGGTGTCGCAGATCGGACAGGAGTGGACGCCCGCGGTCTCGTCCATGTCGGATTTCACGCCGGTCCACCCGCAGTCGGGGCAGAGGATGGTCTCCTCGGTCATGCGCGGAGGTTGACAGTGGGGGACCAAAAGAGTAGGGTACGCCGGCGTCCGGACGGCTGACAGGTCGTCGCCGTTCTACCGGTCGGTCGAGACGTCTCGGCGTCCCCGGCGGTCGGTCGAGGGTCAGTCGATTAGATCTCGGTACGCCGGTGCGACCCACGCGTACTCGACGTCGGCGAGGGCCTCGCGGACGTGCTCGTTGCGGGCGAGGGTCTCGGCCTCGCGCTGGCGGACGCACTCCGCGTCGAACGGGATGGCGGAGGCGAACACGCCCTCGTAGTGGTAGACCGCGCGCTCGCCGCCGGCCTCCAGGCCGACCAGCGAGTAGGCGCCGTTCTCCCGGCGCAGGACGTTGGCGGCCTGGAGGTAGACGTCGGCGCCGCCGCGCTCGCGGGCGATCGCCTCGCAGAGTTCGTCGAAGCGCTCGGTCCTCCCGGCGGACGCGACCGAACTGGCCATAGTACTTCGTTGGGGAGCCACCACTAAAGCGGTGAGCCAACCGCGGTGAAACTGAAAGTAGTAGCCCGCTCGGCGACAGCGCCGACCACCGGCGAACAGGGCTGGCCAGTATCGTGCGAATCCGTAGAATAATAACCTAGGAGCTACGGGATACTAACGCAGGCCTGACTGATAGTCAGTGTCTGTCATCCCGGGCTGGTATCCCGTCATCACTACCCCCAAACTGGATTCGACGCTTCTGCGGTGCGTTCGACGGGTCGCGCGCAGCGACGCGCGGGTCCGGGGCGGGCCGAAGCACACAACCCCGTCCGGCGCCGAGTGCGACGCGTGTTTCCCGACGAGATCGAGACCGGGCGACTGCGACTCGTTCGGCTCTGCCGGGAGAATGTCCCGACGGCGGAGCTCTACCGCCACATGCGCGAGGGGGCGCCGAACATGGACGCGGTCAGCGAGTACGCCATGTGGGAGCCCCACGAGACGCCGAGAGACACCCGCGACTACCTCGTCGACATCGAGCGCCAGTGGGACGACCGCGAGCAGGCCACCTACGCTGTCGTTCCGCGGGAAGGTAGTGAGGAGTCCAAGGAAGACACCCAGGAGTCCGCCGGGGAGGCGGGCGAACTCGCGGGCACGACCAACCTCGACTTCGACTGGGAGCGGCGCTCGGCAGAACTGGGAATCTGGCTCCGGAAGGCGTTCTGGGGCCGGGGGTACTCCGGGGAGCGCGCCGCGGCCCTGATGGAGGTGGCGTTCGACCGCCTCGACCTCGAAGTGGTGGCCGTCACCCACCAGACGGGCAACGAGCAGTCCCGGCGGGCCATCGAGAAGTACATCTCACGCTTCGGCGGGCAGCACGACAGTGTGCTCCGCAACTTCGCGGCGACCGACGACGGGGTGGTGGACCTCCACCGCTACACCGTCTCGCGGGAGCAGTACCGGGCCGCGACCGGGGACGGGGCAGACGGCGGCGCGTAGCCGGCTCGACGAATCGGCGAGGCGTGACCGAAACGGTTGCCGAATCGCCCGGTCGACCTGCGTTCCGAAGGCGAACGCCGGTCGGAACCGACGGCGAATCTCCGCGGAGGGTTTATTTACCGTACCGCCCTACCTACAGACTCATGACGGGTCCGATCCGCCAGCGAGAGCGGGAGCAAGAGACGGTACAAGACGAGGAGTCCGAGAACTCTCAGACCTGCCCCGAGTGCGAGGGCGGGTCGTTAGTCGCCGACGCTGGCGGAAGCGAACTGGTGTGCGAGGACTGCGGCCTGGTCGTCGAGGAGAACAACGTCGACCGCGGGCCCGAGTGGCGGGCGTTCAACCACCAGGAGCGCCAGTCCAAGAGCCGGGTCGGGGCGCCCACG
This region of Halorussus rarus genomic DNA includes:
- a CDS encoding GNAT family N-acetyltransferase gives rise to the protein MFPDEIETGRLRLVRLCRENVPTAELYRHMREGAPNMDAVSEYAMWEPHETPRDTRDYLVDIERQWDDREQATYAVVPREGSEESKEDTQESAGEAGELAGTTNLDFDWERRSAELGIWLRKAFWGRGYSGERAAALMEVAFDRLDLEVVAVTHQTGNEQSRRAIEKYISRFGGQHDSVLRNFAATDDGVVDLHRYTVSREQYRAATGDGADGGA